The window TTCTAGTGTGGTTTTTTCGGGactatcgtccggatttcttccatggaTCGGTTGTCGCTCGGTCGTTCTTCTATTGCTTCTGTTCTCTAAACATGTTTTTTGAGCCGGCCTTCtcggataagcctttcgatctTCTCCTTCAAGTGATAGCAATCACCTGTACTATGGCCATGATCGTGATGGTAGTGAAGTACTTGTCCTTATTTCGTCGGTTCGAATAACTCTGAAGCTTATTCGGTCAACTTACGAATCCttcacttttgatttccatcaacacCTGTTCTCGAGGTTTGTTAAGCGGGGTGTATGTAGAAAACATTCGGTCAGGTCGCTTGCTTGACTTGCGTTCTTCGCGCGCTCGGTCGCCCTTACACTTTTTTCCTCCGGctgagtcaacttcctttttggctgaTTCTTTGGCCGTGGTTTTTGCATTCTGGACAACCTCACGCAAGTTCCGCGTTTCTTCGGCGTCTGCATATTGTCTGACCGAGTCATGAACTCCGCCAAAGTTTTGGGCGGATTCTTGTCCAGGAACGCCAGAAACGGCTTATCCCTCACACCTTGCATGATGGAGTTGAGTGCTGTCTCCTCCGAATGTTTCTGAACTTGGAGCGATTCGAAATTGAATcgtttgatgtaatctttcagcaACTCTCCCTCCTTCTAAACTATGTTGTTCAAATGCGCTGAGGGCTTCGACTTCTTCTTTCCGCCTATAAAATTGGTAAGGAAGGCGTCACTAAGTTCTGCGAAGGTTCAAATGGACttcggtttcaactgtttgaatcAAAGTCGGGCTACGTtggctaaggtgagggagaaagccCGGCACATCACGGTGTCCGAGGCATCATGTAGTTCCATGTACGTCcggaagcattcgatgtgctcagCCAGGTCGATTTTACCAGTGAAAGGTGTAATTTGCAGAAGACGAAACCGTTCCGATAGCTGAGCCTGCATTACTTCCTCCACAAACGGGGACACTTTTGTTTCGGGTCGATTCTGACGCAAATCCCGACCCTGTTTCATGCCCTCGATCTCTTCTTGCACTTGCCTCCTAAAATCTTAaaggtcggctttccaaggttcgtcaCTTTCGACCATTCCCTCGACCGGAGGTTGACTGCGCCTTCGCCGATCGATTTCATGTCGGAGATCAGTGGGGGGCAGCACGGCAGTAGCGGAATGAGCGGGCGTTGGCTTGGATGGACCTTGGGGCTGACTTCACTGAGGGAATGTCTGTTACGGGGCGATAGGTTCGTGATCAGCAACTTGTTGCGGGACGTTAGTCGTGTGAATACCCAGCAGAACTTGCTGCTGGTGTATCTGTTCTAACAGCTGTTTCATAACGTTTATGTCGGATCTGAGTACCTGGACTTCTTTATCTAGTCGCCCATTACCTCAGTTCTGCTGGGTGTTTCTCATCGGAGCAGAGGTCGCTGGACGAGCAGCGAAATTCTGACCTTGATTCCCTCGGACAGCGTTCGTATCCGATGGTTCAACGGCAGTTGCCTCATTCAGATCTTCTTGGACCGTTCTTCTAGTAATCACCATTAAAGCACGTTTTACGGCCTCTGGATGGAGCGTAGGAAATTACCTTTTGTATCgattcccacagacggtgccaaactgTTGAAGCAAAAAACTGGGTCGGCTTCTTCCTGTACTTCGACTTGCAACacaatgagggagaaagagagacccTAGCCTAAGTCGGGgatcctccgatgcttaagttagtGAGGGCTCAAGAAGAGGAGTCTTTTAGGGTTTTTCTTACGTACCTTTAATCCTGGAGAGCCCTCTTTTTGTAGAAGTGTGAGGTCCCAGCGTAAGGGGATTCTCTCCTGATTTTTCGGTAGATCTGATTTAGGTGATGTTTTGTTTACGGatacttcccgatcccgagattttcgggatcaggaatccttttacaagattatcgggacggtgtttaagattacactGTCTCTCCTTTGTTTGGCTCGGCCTTAATAGATTCGTAATCTCGGCTGGCTTACAGAGGAGGCTTTTTGCCTACTGTTGGACGAAACCAAGTCGGTTCAGGACCGATGTTTTTCTTCTATCCGATAGCCGATACCACAACCAACCCTACATAGGTCGGTCTCATAATCGGTCAGGTTGCTTTCCAATTTAGGGCCTTTAATAGGTccctttagacattgctgccttgttaaccgagtcaacttgatgtgtcttatacttgcctaaggctctcgactctcTCAGCTTCGGTCAggattcatttcctacaaatccgagcaagtctctcctttagggtTTATCTTATGTCGGTCCGAACTATTGGCTCGGATCCCTCGAACAGTTTCCGTAGAGTTGGTTCATTTTATAACtgagtctccggacttgtcatatttttctccaacacttatatatatatatatatatatatatatatatatatatatatatacacagagagagaattatgtattagagaaaaatgaaaggggaaaaaagttctccttgtaaaaattttaaaaaaaaacaaaaaaataaattccGCCAGACTGGGGCAACACTATCGCGGGCACTGCCGCCGTACCACGGTAGTGCCACGGCAGTCTGGGctacttcttttttttgttgCCGTGGAATTTTTGttccttttgtgggtcccatcatgaggcctgtgttatatccaaactgtccatctatttggcgagttcatattaaggcttgagacgaaaaataagacaggtctggctatcaagtggaccacaccgtaaaaggcagtggaggattgaacgtctaccattgaaatcctttgggggGGGAGGGgtggttacaaaagttttagaccagtatgaaatttgtttttcctcttcatccaggttttcgTGACAttacgaatagattggatggaaaatatatgttagggtgggccctatgaaatttttaacagcGAAAATCAAGTTtaccgctgctatttgtggtgtggtccagttgatctttaaatatgattcttttttccgATAATGctatgaaatgatctcgaaatatggatgaacggtgtggacataataaatacatcattgtggggccatgtcgaGGAGCGCAGCGCCCGTCTTCGCACACCAGGCAATCGGCTTCCGGAAGGAATGAAtgacgggggtattttggtccttGAAAGTCGGCCGTACAcgggagtattcttggaagcttaaaaagaggtgggcttcaaatggctggtgggccataaatgggtcgtacagtatgAAATTTTTCGAAAAGAAAAAGAttcggagagagagagtgagagagaactAGCCGTTAACCCCTTCgttcctcctctttttttttttttaactcattCTCAGATTCAAATCCATTCCTCCATATTCTTTAGAATTTTCTCCATTTCTTCTGTCTTCTTCCCTCTTTATCAGTTGATAAAACAAACCCATCTTTCTCCTTTCCTTCCTTTCCTTCattagcattttctcattcaaccagaaacaaaaaaaaaaaagaaggagagagagagagagatggcttcAAGAACCATTACCAAAGATATCATCACACTTCGGGGCTCGGCCGCCATTGTCAGCGAATTCTTCGGTTCGTATTAACCCTTCTCCCCCcattttctttcatctttttaCCTTTTCCTAACCccccctttttttctttccttgaaTCTCATCTAATATCAGAAATCCTTATCCTTTCAACAGGTTATGCAGCAAACAGGTAAGAAAAAGAATTAAAATGGAAATTTTTAAATAACCCATTCGTCGTTCTTTGAATCTCTTCCCTTTTCTGTTTCCGAATCGGAGTGGatcttgaattattttttttttttaaaaatcgaaAATATAGCATTCTATACAATCGGGGCGTCTATCCAGAAGAAAGCTTCGCCAAGGTGAAGAAATACGGGCTTTCCATGCTGCTGACGCAGGACGACGGCGTCAAATCCTTCATTACCAACCTTACCTCTCAGTTATCAGGTAGATTTCCACTATCCTCTTTCGATTTCTTTCATACGTATCTTCTCCATTTTTGCAGTTATTAACCAGTTCTAGGCCAGAATAGCCGGTGTTTTCACATGTGCCGGCAGTTTTTAAGGACTATAGCCCACCTTCaatcatccagaccattcatctagtggCCTGGATGGTGGATGGTGATGGACCGAGAGACTCCTCCTCGAACCATCAGAGCCATCTGACTAAGGGACCCCTTCCcactacatacatcatgttggcagGCTAGGACATtgaatggtggaatttttttggAGCATTGTCCCTCCAAGATGAGATTCACCAGTTAAAGCTGTTTGGATCACTTGCCTGTATGAGGCCGCCAGTAATTTGGGCAGAATACTATGCATTTTCAATATCTGTTGTCTGAAAATCTTTCATTTcttgcctttttttttccttgaagaaTGGTTAGAAGGTGGGAAATTGCAGCGGGTTGTTCTTGTGATAATGAGCAAGGCCACTTCTGAGGTTATGGAGAGATGGAATTTCAATATTGAAACAGACAAGGAGGTTGTCGAGAAGGGGTAATTCCAATCAAACCCGTTTTCCCTTTTCGCCTCAAAGATCAGAAGAGACTGctctgctctctc is drawn from Magnolia sinica isolate HGM2019 chromosome 5, MsV1, whole genome shotgun sequence and contains these coding sequences:
- the LOC131247379 gene encoding mitotic spindle checkpoint protein MAD2-like — its product is MASRTITKDIITLRGSAAIVSEFFGYAANSILYNRGVYPEESFAKVKKYGLSMLLTQDDGVKSFITNLTSQLSEWLEGGKLQRVVLVIMSKATSEVMERWNFNIETDKEVVEKGVSREKSDKEIMREIQAIMRQIASCITYLPCLDEPCLFDVLAYTDTDVPVPFTWIESDPKLITNPQMVKLHSFDTKIHKVDTLVSYKNDEWDEQ